One genomic window of Desulfurococcus mucosus DSM 2162 includes the following:
- the metG gene encoding methionine--tRNA ligase subunit beta, with product MEVIGIEDFQRVDLRVGLVKSAERVPGSEKLIRLIVDLGELGERQIIAGLGKWYQPEFFQGKHVIVVANLKPKKMMGLESQGMLLATDTDPPVLATVEKPVKPGARLF from the coding sequence ATGGAAGTGATCGGAATAGAGGATTTTCAGAGGGTGGACTTAAGGGTTGGACTAGTGAAATCAGCTGAGAGGGTTCCGGGAAGCGAGAAGCTGATAAGGCTAATAGTCGACCTGGGTGAGCTAGGGGAGAGGCAGATAATTGCGGGGCTCGGTAAATGGTATCAGCCCGAGTTCTTCCAGGGTAAACATGTTATTGTGGTGGCAAACCTGAAGCCCAAGAAAATGATGGGGTTGGAGAGCCAGGGAATGCTTCTAGCCACCGATACTGATCCACCGGTCTTAGCTACTGTGGAGAAACCCGTCAAGCCTGGGGCAAGGCTCTTCTAG